ATCCAATATCCATGTTTTTTATCAAAGCGCGTTAACTCAATTCGTGTCAACCACTTAGTAGCCGAGACGTAACCATAGAGACCGGGCACAATTATTCGTGCTGGGAAACCATGCGCCAAAGGCAGCGGCTCTCCATTCATTCCAAGTGCAATCATCGCATCTCGCCCATCTAGTGCGGCTAATGGAAAACCTGCGCTAAAGCCATCTTGAGAAAATCCCAGAACCTGATCGGCATCAGCAGTCGGTGCCGCTTCGCGAATCAAATCATCAAGTCGAACACCTAGCCAACGTGCATTTCCAACTAGGTCGCCACCGACTTCATTTGAAACGCAGGAGATTGTGTCGTCAAGTTCAAAAACGGGTCTAGCGCTTAACTCTTTATACGTAAGGCTTCGTGGATGTGCCACCATTCCGACTATTTCCAATAACCAATCATCGGTTGAAATATTAGGAACGACTAATGAGGTATCGATTCGATAGAAATCTGCATTGGGTGTAAATAGAGGTGATAAACCAGGTGTCGTGAGGGCGGGATCTATCGGGGGTTTTGGTAGAAATTTAAGTGGTTTTGGAAGTGCGATTCTAATTCTCTCAACCTGAACACTTGCTTTCTGTGCAAGTAATTTAGCTGCCCCCGTGGCGGCAATGCTGACTGCAGCGATTACTCCTGCAGCTTTAAATACTTCGCGCCTGGAAAACATTGGACCTATTTCATCAACGATTTGCTCTTGCTTGCTGAGCCCATTAATTACATAAAGGGTTGTAGCACTCGAAATCACCGCTGGGATGAGTGAGAATAGATTCGACTCGGCATCTAAAAGCGCAGCCCAGCTCGCGGCAACGGTCATAAGCGCAATAATCGCGTAAGCCAAATATCTCTTTCCTGATAAGTAAGCGCGACCGACTACTATCGAAATGAGAAAAACTACGGAAAGAATAGTCAGGACAAGAAAAATTTTATCGTTTGTACCAAAAACGCGAATCACTAAACTCTTTACCGAGGGTGGAACATGATCGATGATTCGATTCCCAAGTGAGATTATTGGGCTATGCCACTTAGTATTTAAGGAGGCAATAAAGTGACCGACGCTGAGCCCAGCTAGAGTTGCTAAAGGGCCAAAGATGATTCCTGCTCGTTTGATTCTCACA
This region of bacterium genomic DNA includes:
- a CDS encoding molybdopterin-dependent oxidoreductase; the protein is MAYAIIALMTVAASWAALLDAESNLFSLIPAVISSATTLYVINGLSKQEQIVDEIGPMFSRREVFKAAGVIAAVSIAATGAAKLLAQKASVQVERIRIALPKPLKFLPKPPIDPALTTPGLSPLFTPNADFYRIDTSLVVPNISTDDWLLEIVGMVAHPRSLTYKELSARPVFELDDTISCVSNEVGGDLVGNARWLGVRLDDLIREAAPTADADQVLGFSQDGFSAGFPLAALDGRDAMIALGMNGEPLPLAHGFPARIIVPGLYGYVSATKWLTRIELTRFDKKHGYW